Proteins from a single region of Chryseomicrobium sp. FSL W7-1435:
- a CDS encoding DUF72 domain-containing protein, whose translation MIQIGLTGWGDHPDLYRGTAKQRLQDYSSHFPVVELDAMFYAVQPKKNNDKWLEETPQDFQFIVKTYQQLTGHLRGDSPFESLEAAFEAYRLALRPYKEAGKLGAVLAQYPPWFECTKDNVEELRRLRDELQEFEVAIEFRHQSWYDERFRDKTFQFLGEQNFIHSICDEPQSGDGSIPFVPEVTASKALFRFHGRNVAAWQAPVNRQNWREIRYLYDYNKQELSEMANAVKSVDQQAETTFVLFNNNSAGHAAQNAKQFQQLLNISFEGLAPKQLDLFGGDV comes from the coding sequence ATGATTCAGATCGGACTGACGGGTTGGGGAGATCATCCAGATCTCTATCGAGGGACAGCTAAACAAAGGCTACAAGATTATAGCTCACACTTTCCCGTAGTAGAACTTGATGCTATGTTCTACGCTGTGCAACCGAAAAAAAATAACGACAAATGGCTAGAGGAAACGCCCCAAGATTTTCAATTTATCGTGAAAACTTATCAACAACTAACCGGACACCTGCGAGGGGATAGCCCATTTGAGTCACTGGAAGCGGCTTTTGAAGCCTATCGACTTGCTCTACGTCCCTATAAAGAAGCAGGCAAACTAGGAGCCGTGTTAGCACAATACCCGCCTTGGTTTGAGTGTACAAAGGACAATGTGGAAGAACTCAGACGCTTACGTGACGAACTTCAGGAGTTTGAAGTCGCGATTGAATTTCGTCACCAATCTTGGTATGACGAGCGCTTTCGAGACAAAACGTTTCAATTTTTAGGAGAGCAAAACTTTATACACAGCATTTGTGACGAACCCCAATCAGGTGATGGGAGTATTCCCTTTGTCCCGGAAGTCACAGCCTCCAAAGCCTTGTTCCGATTTCATGGTCGCAATGTAGCTGCTTGGCAAGCACCGGTGAATCGTCAAAATTGGCGAGAAATCCGTTATTTATACGACTACAACAAACAAGAACTCAGCGAAATGGCTAATGCCGTAAAGAGCGTTGATCAACAAGCAGAAACAACATTTGTGCTATTTAATAACAATTCAGCTGGACATGCGGCTCAAAATGCAAAGCAG